The DNA window CACTTCTTCTCGACCAAGTAAATCTTCAATTTTAATCGGTCGAACATCATTGACTGCTACTTTACCTAACATCACATCTTCAATTTTCGGCATCGTTTTGATTTTTACATTCAAATTGACACAGCGATTATAAATATCCTGAATCCCTAATTTACCTAGTGAGGGAATCGCTAAGATGATGACATCAATTTGTTTTTCTTGGACAATACGCGAAATGTCTTTAGTGGTCCCATATACCTTTACGTCCATCACCCGTAGTTTTTGTTTGTATGGATTATCGTCAACGATCGCAACCACATCATATTCATGGGATTGCTTTCTCTTCATATTGCGAATAAGCATCATTCCCGCTTCTCCCGCACCGACAATTAGTACCCTCTTTAATTGTCCTCTATGTTTAAAAGAAGTTCGATCATTGATAAGGCGCAAACAAAAACGCGATCCACCGATTAATATCATCAGTAATAGCCAAGTAATGACATGTTCACGAAAATACACTTCACCGATGATAATAAAATGAATCACACTTTTTAACGTGACAGCAAAGGTTACCCCGTAAGTGATCGCCAACAACTCTCGAATGGAAGCGGCTCTCCAAATGCGACTATCCAATTGAAAAAAATAAGACATAATCTGATAGCTAATGACCAGGACCAATGCATCCAGCACTAAATTGGATGAGGCTCTCATTAACCAATAACTAATACAAATTGCAATTAGAACTAGACATGAGTCAAAGATTAAAAATATCGCGTATCTCAAAGGGTAATTCAATTTCACACCTCTTTTAAATAAAACAGCCGCAAAGCTGAAGTACACATTTTATCATTCTACTTCCCCGTAATATTGGTAATAGTAATGATCCTTTCCAAGTTTAAAATTATTAAGAATCACCCCTATAATATTTGCATTCGAAGCTTGTAGCACTTCCTTTGTTTTTACAACGTTTGCTTTCTCTGATGTGCCTGAGCTGATGACAAGAATAGTGCCGTCACATTTATTTGAAAGGATTTGTGCGTCTGAAACGGAAAGGGCTGGAGGAGCATCAAATATGATCATGTCGTATTTTTCTTTTGCTTCCTTTATAAAGGCATCCATTGAACTAGACCCAAGAAGTTCTGCTGGATTGGAAGGTATTGGTCCACAAGTAATCAGGTATAATCCACTAACTCCAGTACTTTTAACTATTTGTTCGAGAATCACATGACCTGACAGTAAGTTAGTTATTCCTGGCGAAATTGACTTGTGAAACGTATAATGCATTGTCGGCTTTCTCAAATCAGTATCGATTAGCAGTACTTTTTTCCCTTCTTTTGCAAAAACAATTGCAACATTAGCTGCGGTCGTTGACTTTCCTTCCCCTATAGATGACGAAGTAAAAAGGAGAGTCTTGAGTCCGCTATCCTGCATCGAGAAGTTAATGTTTGTTCGAACGGTTCGGAATTGTTCAGACACAATCGATTTAGGGCTAACGCTCGTCACAAGCTTTCGTGCAGCTCTTTGTTTCATTTTTTTACGTTTTTTAAACAACCTTTGATCCCCTCTTTCTATTGGGACTAATCGATTTTTTTGTTTTTTTTATTTTCTTGTAAGAAATTGGGCTAATGAGTCCCAGTATCGGTAACTCAAGCAATTCTTCAATATCTTGCTCCGTTTTTACTGTCGTGTCTAAATACTCTAAGAGAAAGGTCAATCCGAATCCAAGCATTAATCCGATTACTGCACCTATCGCCATATTAAGTATTGGTTTTGGTTTAACAGGAGACATGTCATTTACGTTAATAGCCGGTGAGAGAACGTTGACATTGTCTACATTCATCAATGATTGAATTTCTTCTTGAAACACATCGGCAGTCATATTCGCGATATCGACTGCCTTTTGCGAATCTGTATCTTCTACACTAACGTTAATAACTTGCGAGTTTTGTTCACTATTAACGGTTATTTTTTTATTGAGTAAATCTGGCGTCATATTTAAATCCAGATTATCTATTACTTTTGATAGAATAACTGGACTTTTTATAATGACATTGTATGTGTTGATTAATTGAAGATTTGTATCGATGTCTTGACTGTTAAATTGATTTTGATCAAATTCCTTCTGATTTATAAGAATTTGTGTTGATGCTTGGTAGATTGGTGTCAGAAAAAAGTAGCTGATTATGCCTGCAATTGTTACCGCTAAAACAAATGTACTTATAATGAGTAGAAGACGTTTCTTTATTACTTTAAATAGTTCTTGTAGACTAATTGTTTCTTCCATAAGAGTAGTCATGCCCCCTTTTACTCTTCCATTTAAAAAGCATCAATTGTACATTCATTAATGACGAATTTATTTAAAACTAATTGGTTGTATTGCTTGAATATCCTTACCGAATACTACATGTTTTGCATTTTCACTATAATAAGTTACAAGACTCTCCGAAAACTTTTTTCGCACATACTGATAAGCATCATTCAATAAAAAAGGTCGCTTTTGGTAATGATGTGCATCCGATGATATGAAGTGTACTAAATTATGTTTTATTAAATCCACTGTGTACCTTTTTAAACTTCTACCATCGGTACCTACCAAACTTGCTGCTGTTATTTGTATGAGAGCCCCTTTACTTACTAACTCATAAAGCTTTTGCTTTTCCTTTCTGAGGACAGTATTTCTTTCTGGATGCACTATGATTGGGATATATCCTTTTAGTTGAATTTTATAAAGGACCTCAAAAGTATTCAGTGGTATATGATTTCTAGGTAGCTCTATTAATAAGTACTTTCCACTGTTAGCTAGCGTTAAAAGATCACCTTCTAAATCTTCAAGAATGTTACTATAAATATAAATTTCTTGTCCAGGAAGAATTTTCACAGGAATATTTTTTTTTGAAAGCTGTCTGTTTAAATTAACAACAGCCTCTTTTACTACTGAAGAAGAGTTCATATATTTCCCATTACGATGATGAGGAGTAGCAATAATATGTGTAACTCCATTCGAAACTGCATTTGCAACAAGTAGTATAGCCTCTTCAATAGATTGTGGTCCGTCATCCAGTCCAGGTAAAATGTGATTATGTATATCAACAATCAAATTACCGCTCCCTTTCATTCACAAATAATTTGTTACTCAAAGTAGTGCTGTCAATGAGCCCCTTTACCTCGAATGACTATAAAAATTGTAGAGGCAATAATCTTCACATCTAACGCGAATGATTAATTACCTACACAATACTGTTCGAGCTCCATTTTTTTGCCATGACTTATTTCTGAACGCCCAAATATGGAGTAAAGTACTCGCAATAATGTCTTCCGCCCTCTTTCCAAGGCTGTGATATAGATAATGGTTGGATTGATGTAACATGTCATCTTTGATATTTTCCAAATTACTGTCCCCTTAATATTTGGAAAATAATGCTTTTATACAATATATTCATACCCTACTAAAAAAGTACCAGTTATTAAAGCTTGGTAAGAAAATACAAAACAAGCCATCCTAAGCAATATGTTAGGACAGCCAGTAAATATGATTGTTATTAAAGAATTAGAATTTTCAAGTCAAATGATTACTTTCGATACACTTTCCTTTTCTAAATAGATCAGATAAAACAAGAGAACCTCTTAAACTATTGTCTGATACGAACTTTGCGTAGGAAATCCAAGCATTTAACAGAGCCAAATAAAAAATAACACCAGTTCCCCGGTGTTATGCCAAGTTAATTAATAAAGTAATCTTTATATACATAAAAGGAAACAAGAAGCGCCATTACAAAGTAAACTACGGATCCGACCATTACAAATGATACTTCATTTACTCGCTTGGAATTTTCCACCTTAATTAGAGTCGACCTTTGAATTTGCAAATCGATCTGCCGACCAATTGCACCGCTCTTGTTCGTAAATAAAAAAATGATTAGCAAAGCAATAAAGCCAAAAGGAATAATGCTGTCAAAAAAGCTCCACTCAAATCCGTAAGAAATAAGCCAATGAATAAGTGCTAGACTAAAAATTGTTGCGAACATGGTTATCCATTTTTTCATACAAATCGCACCCTTTTTTCCAAATATTTAACAAACTAACTACCATACGTTTATTCATGGAAAAAGTTTCAAAAATAAGAGTTTTCGTAAATCCTGCCTTTATCAAACCTTTTTCTATACCAGCACTGATTGCTAGAAAAAAAGCTGGTTTCCAATATAAGAAACCAGCCTTTTAAAAATGAGTATTGACTATTTACTTCCCTTCATGGCTACTCCCCATCGCTATCACTATCGTCATGTTCGTCATGATCTTTTCCTCTTTGCGGTAAAATCCCCATTTTTTCAAAAACCTTAGGCAAGTTCATCGCGATGAACATCAGTACTACAGTAATGATGGCTAAATCGTAAGCACCGTAACCAATCGTTAAGCCGACACAAGCGGTGATCCATAGATTTGCCGCAGTGGTCAAACCACGTTTTACATTATCCTTGCCTAGCCAAATAACACCGGCTCCGAGAAAACCGATACCACTAATAACTTGAGCAGCTAAGCGCATTGGATCCATATACGGCCCCTGGTTTAAAGTGGACAAACACATCGCCAATGTAGAACCTAAACAAACTAAAATATGCGTTCTAATACCTGCCGGCTTATGCTTGATGGCTCTTTCTAAACCAATCAGCAAGCCAATAATCGTCGCTACCACTAATCTAATATACAGGTCATAATGTGAATTAAATAATGATGTAAAAAAGTCCATATGCATTACTCCCTTAAAAAGTTTACCTAATTATATCAGCATTTTCCTATCAGATAAGGCTTATTCCCAAAAACAAACTTGAAGTTTGTTCCCATCGAGATCATAAAAAGTAAAAAAAGTATTTAATCCATCCTTTTGAATATCAGACACTTTGACTCCCTTTTCAGTAAGTCCCTTGAAAGTGTCTTCTAGATTGGATGAAAAGAAAATCGGATATGTAGAATTTTCATTCGTAACTGGCTGTCCCTTTTCAAGTGTTAAAGGTATACTACCTTCTCCGATATTCAAAATGACATAATGGTCTTCCTTATAATATTCCTGCAAACCCAATACATCCTGGTACCAAGAACTAGCTTCCTCCATGTCCCTAACTTTTATACAGACCGTATCTATTCTTTCAATTAAGCTCATTTTTTTGTCCTCCTATTATATGTTCTTTCTTTATTTCGCTAATAAATAACTAAATCCTTTTTAAATGTTACTCCAATAATTAGCCATCAATTTTCTTCAGTGGAATAAATACCATTATCTTCTAAGTCTCAGGTCTTAGAAAAATATAATTCTAAGGGTCACTGTGGAATATATTTCTATTTTTTATAATAAAGTTGCAATTGAAACAATGGAAAGAAGGGAGCACATAGTTTGAATTGAATTAAATTTATGTAAATTTTTTTAAATTTAATAATAGTCTATTTTTTTAGTTTGCATTTATTGTAATATGTTAATTGGTATTAAATTTGTCATTTTTAGGAGGAAACTTTTTATGTCGATTTTTACAAAGTGGGCTTTTGGTAACAGAGCCGCTGTCGCTGTATTAACCGTTTTAATATTAACGATAGGTGTTGTCAGCTATTTTAGACTCCCGATGGAATTTTTACCCTCAGCGGATAATCCGCAAGTAACCATTATTTCCATGGGCCATGGTACTGACTCTAAAACAATGGAATCAGAAGTAACCATTCCGATTGAAAGATCCGTTACAGGATTAAACGGAAAAACATCTGTTTATTCTACAACCGGAGACGGATTTTCTAAAGTAGACCTGTTCTTCGAGGCTGGATATGATATGAAGCAAGCCAAACAGGACGTGCAAGATGCATTGAGCAACGTAGCTTTACCTTCCTATATATCTAAGCCAACCATTTCACAGCTTAATACTTCGATGATTCCAATTGTGAACATTGCTGTTACCTTTGAAGAAGGTAAGACGACAGAAAATATGGAATTTGCTCGTGAAGAGCTTCGTTCTAGATATCAAGAAATCAAAGGTGTTTCCAGTGTAGATGTTTATGGGGTTACAGATTCCGTCATTTCCGTCCAAATAGATGATGAAAAATTGGCTGAAAATCAAATTTCTCTTCAAGCAGTTATGGGTATTCTTCAAGGACAAAATACTGCTGTTTCTGTCGGCGAAAAGAATATGGATGGAAAAACAAGTAATATCAAAGTAATCGGTGATTTAACTAGCATAGAAAAATTGAAAGGATTAACGGTAGTACCTGGAGTAACGCTAGGCGAAATTGCAACGGTTGAAGAAACGATAGATTCGAATTTTATTAGCCGTTTCAATGGAAAGGACAGCTTAGACATTAGCATTACAAAGGACAGTCAATCTAATGCCGTTACTATTAGTAAAGAAGTAGAAAAAGTAACAAAGGAAATCAACGAAGCGTATAAACAGCAGGAATCTGTTGTTTACATATCCTCTGCTGATTTAGTCGAAAATTCCGTTCATACGATGATAAAAGAAGTTCTTCTTGGTGCACTATTTGCAACGATTGTCATTATGCTCTTTTTACGAAATATCCGTTCTACTTTTATTACGATCGTCTCGATTCCTTTATCACTTTGCTTCACACTATTCCTACTGTCATTGTCTGGTGTGACATTGAATATTTTAACGCTTGGCGGTGTCGCTGTTGCGGTTGGACGCTTAGTGGACGATAGTATTGTTGTAATCGAAAATATTTTCCGTAAAATGCAAACAGAGAAACTCTCTGTAAAAATGATTATTGACGCAACTAAACAAGTGGGAGTCGCTATTACTGCTTCTACATTAACAACAGTTGCCGTTTTCTTACCTATGAGTTTATTAAATGGAGGACTGCAAGAATTCCTATTACCATTTGCATTAACGGTTACGTATTCCTTGCTTGCTTCATTAATTGTCGCGTTAACTGTTGTTCCAGTTATGAGTGCAGGATTATTGAAGAATGCAAAGATGCCTGAACATAAACCAGCTGTTCGTTTTCCAAAAATAGTTACATGGTCCTTAAACCATAAATGGATTGTGTTTACGATTTCCATCTTTCTATTCTTCGGATCAATCGGTACTTATTTTGTCATCCCAAAAGGAGCAGTTGACAATTCTTCTGCTGACTATGTCATGGCAACCCTCACTTACCCGAATGATACACCAATAGAAGAAGTAAAGGAAAAGACATTGGAAGTGGAATCATCTATTCTAGCTTTGGATGAAGTGCAACATGTGTTTTCACAAGTAGGTTCTCCAGCGGAAGCAGCTCAATATGGCTGGGTTGGATCGTCGACTGAAGCAACCTTCAGTATTTTATTGAATGATAAAAAAGATACAGAACACATCGTGAAAGAAATGGAAAAGAAAAAGGAACAATATCCTGATGCCATTTTAGAAGTTAGTGCATCTTCCTTTATGATGGGAGGAGCAAGTACTAATATCACAATCGATGTAGTTGGTGAAAACTTAGCGGATTTGGAAGAAGTAGCAACTACTATTAAAGAAAAAGTGCAGGACATTGAAGGCGTAGAGGAAGTTACGACCAATCAAGATGAAAAGAAAACTGTACACTCTCTTGTAGTTGACCCTACAAAAGGAAATACAGAACAAGTTGCACAACAGTTAGGTGTGATGTTAAATAAAACACCAATTGGAACAATTAGTTTAAATGATAAGCAAAAAACTGTATACCTGGAGCCACTCCTAGATACGAAAACACCAGAAGACTTGAAAAAGATACAAGTGATGACCGATACAGGTCTTGTCCCTGTATCATCCATTGCTACGTTACAAAGTGAAGAGCGCTCAACTAATCAGTTCCATAAAGACGGGGATGCCTACCTTCGAGTAACTGCATCAGTGGATCCTGCAAAGCTATCAGAAATCTCAAGTAAAATAAATCTAGAGATCTTCGGTGATAAAAAGGACAATGAAGGCATGGATATTCCAGAGAATGTCGACGTTCTAATCGGTGGTTCAAGTAGTCAACAAGCAGAAGATTTTACAGATTTATTCCTTATTATGCTTGTTTCCATCGGTATTGTATTTTTAATTATGGTCATCACATTTAAGTCAATCAAAGCACCAATCGCTATTCTTTGCTCATTGCCACTTGCTGCAATTGGTGCCATTTTAGGAATTGTCGTCAGCCAAATTTCAGTTGATATCACAGCACTTTTAGGGGCATTAATGCTCATTGGTATCGTCGTGACAAATGCAATTGTACTTTTAGACCGAGTGAAACAAAATGAACAAAAAATGATTATTCGTGATGCACTTGTCGAGGCAACCGCTACAAGGATGAGACCAATCTTCATGACTGCGATTGCAACCATCTGTGCGATGCTTCCACTATTAATGAAGCAAGCTGAAACAGGAAGCTTAGTATCACAAAGTCTTGCGATTGTTGTTATTGGCGGGTTAGCTATGGCTACTCTTCTAACTCTAATTGTGATTCCATGTATATATGAATTACTTTATTTCAGAAAATCTAAGAAACAGCGTATGGCTCAAGCAGCTGAGCAGGAAGCTATTTAATGTGAACAAAAAGAAACCAGACCATAGCTTAAACGCTATGATCTGGTTTTCATGTGTTTCTTATTAACGCGAAGGTCTAGCTTCTTGACAATTTGAACACTTTTTCTGATTGTTACCTTTAAATTTGGTAAACGTTTTTTCAAAAGTATTTCCACATGAACATTTAAACTGTAGTTTCTGCGAGTAACCTATATATTCATTAGAAAGTAATTCACTCTCTGAATTCTTCTTAACATACTCGCGTATTTCTTCAATTGTCCATTTTTTATTCATATCCATACACCTCCGAAGTGATTCCGAATTTAACCAGGAAAAGTTCGGATATCTTCCTTTCAATTAGGCTCATGAGTTCCTAATCTACCTGAGTTCCCTATTATAGCATCATTTCAATCAATATTAAACAAAGCCTAAATTTCGTTTTACTCTTCTACAGGCAACCAACCTTTTACGTTTATTAGACGCTGCCATAACGGGTCCGGAATTACTAATTCCAGCCGATCTTTTTTCGATAGAGTTGTGCGGATTTGGTTTTCCTTGCTTGCCTTCCACTTTTTCAGTCCATTTTGGCTCCATGAGAAACTCTCTAAAATACCAACTCAGTTACATGCGTGTCGCCCACTACCATTCTTCCACTCCTACATAATTTATTCATGATATCAATAATAGAAGGAGGGATATAAATGACATTTGAAAACGACAATCTTCCACAAGGGAAAATCGATCACTTCATCGAGACATCTAACTTTGGTCCTAAACCACTTTGGAATTTAATTCATCAGATGGACGCTTATTTCCAACAGTTCTTTCAGCAAATGAACACTCATCTCATCCCTAATTCCCTCTCGGTGGACACGTATGAAGCCAACTCAAAGATGATTGTGGAAGTAAAGTTACCAGGTTGCAATCGAAACCAGATTCAATTAGAGATTATCGGGAACAGGTTAAGGATCGGTGTGGAGGACTCTTTTCATGAAGAAATTAATTATCCGACCCATACCGGTAGAAAACAATTTTTTCAACGACGAGAGCACATTGTCTCCCTACCCTATACCATTCCTGAAAAAGAAGCAAAAGTCTCTTTTCACAATGAACTTTTAAAAATCACCTTCCCAAAAGAACATCTTAAGCGAAGGTACCTAACAATTGAAGACTAAAAAAGCTACAATCACCGACAAGACTTGGTGATTGTAGCTTTTTGCTTTATAAACGATCAATGGCAATCGTTTTAAATATATTGAAAGAATCGAGAATTTGTGATAAATTAGTAAAGGAAAACACTTTTTCTTACAATGAACATAATATCCCTATTATCATTATATATCAAAATTCCCCTTCGGTCAACTACTAATTCATTTTTTAAAGGAGCGCTTGATATGGATACCGAATTTCGACAAGAGCAAGAACGCGTGAACAGCGTAATGGAGACAATTACGGAACAAATCAGCAAGGTAGAAGGCGAAACCACTCGACGTCGTAAAGAAGTAGTCGATTTCCGCAAACACTTTTGGGATGACGTCAAGGTAAACACAGATACTTTCGACGATTATCTGGAGACGATTATCAGCTTGCGACAACAGGCTCAGAATCTTTCCATAACTCAAAGCACTCACAACCAAGCCTTCAAGAGGTTATCCGCACTGAAGCGCATGCAAGAGGTCCCTTATTTCGGTCGAATCGATTTCACCGAAGAAGGAACTTCTAAGGCAGAACGTATCTATATTGGCGTCTCCACACTTAGGGATGCTAGCGGAGAAAATTTCCTAGTCTACGATTGGCGAGCACCAATTTCAAGCCTCTACTACGATTCCCCACCTGGTCCTGCCAAATACAACACGCCTGAAGGAATGATCCACGGCATGCTGGAACAAAAGTGGCAATATATTATTCATGCCGGCGTTATCGAATCGATGTTCGATACTAGCCTCACCATCGGTGACGAGATTTTACAACAAGTGCTCGGCAAAGGCACAGATAAACATTTACACAGCATTGTAGCCACCATTCAACAAGAACAAAATCGGATCATCCGGCACGACCATAAGCGGTTGCTCATCGTGCAAGGTGCCGCTGGGAGCGGCAAGACATCTGCCGCCATGCAACGGATTGCTTATTTGCTATACAAGTATCGGAATAGCCTGAAAGCAGATCAAATTATTCTATTTTCTCCAAATGCGATGTTTAACAGCTACGTATCTACTGTATTGCCTGAGCTCGGAGAAGAGAATATGCAGCAGGTCACATTCCAAGATTACTTGAACCATCGGCTAAGCGACACATTTCATCTGGAGAATAGTTACGAGCAATTGGAATTTGTATTGACTGCATCGGATACCCCTTCCTACCAAACTAGGACTGCAAGCATCCGATTCAAGGCATCCCCTCATTTTTTCGAGGCGATTAAAGCTTACAGGCAGTCACTGGAATTATCCGGCATGATCTTCAAAGGAATTAAATTTAGAGGAAAACCAATCGTTACAGCTGAACAAATCACGAATAGGTTTTATAGTAGTGACACCTCGCTTCGCTTTTATAATAGGATTGAGAAATTAGTGGAATGGCTTAACAAGCAGGTGAATGAAGCGGAGAAGCGCGAGCTGACCGAACCATGGGTACAGGAAGAAATTGAGCTGCTTAGCAACGGAGATTACCAAAAGGCTCGTACTCATTTACGAAAAAAACAAGGCTTTACGGAAGAGACGTTTGACAATTATGAAAGTGAGATCGAAGCACTCAGCCGCTTGATCGTTCGCAAAAAGTTGAAGTCCCTGCGCAAACAGATCCAGTCGCTTCATTTCGTTCATATGAAAGGAATATACAAGCAGCTTTTCACTGATCCAACGCGGATTAAACTGTGGATAGAAGGAAAAACACCCGAGGAGTGGGCTGATATTTGTCTATCGTCAGTGAAAATGCTTGACGAAGGGAAACTCTATTACGAAGATGCTACACCGTTTTTACTTTTAAAAGAGCTAATTCAAGGCTTCCAGATGAACAGCTCGATCAAACACGTGATTGTTGACGAAGCCCAAGATTATTCTCCGTTTCAATTCGAGTTTTTAAAGCGTTTATTTCCTGCAGCAAAAATGACTGTGCTTGGCGACTTTAACCAAGCGATATTCGCCCATGCTAGCGAAACAGGTGATTTCCACACGCTAACCGATTTATACGGTCCGGATGAAACAGATACAATAACTTTGACCCGTAGCTACAGATCCACCAAACCGATCGCTGAATTTACTCGCCAACTCGTGCCCAATGGTGAAAAGATTAGTGCTTTTGAACGCGACGGAGAGCCACCTGTAATGACACAATTGTCTGACCATGCCGAATTGCACCGCTGCATTGCTTCCAAAATCGCAGAATTTCGGAATCAGCGATATAATACAATTGCGATAATATGCAAATCCGCTGTGGAAAGCACCATCGCATATGAAGCACTGAATAGCATTGATGAAATTAAACTCGTAAACAGAGGCTCCATTGAATATGAACAGGGGGTTGTCGTCATACCGGCGTATTTGGCAAAAGGTATCGAATTCGACGCCGTTATCATTTATGACGCATCTGCACAAGTATACGGCGATGAGAGTCTTCGCAGATTATTCTACACCGCCTGCACCAGGGCTATGCATTACTTGCAGCTATTCAGCGTCGGCGAACCAAGCCCCTTTTTACGCAATGTTGAGCAGGAGACTTTACTTCCATAATCACATTCAAATAAAAACAGACCTTAGCTTAAATGCTTTGGTCTGTTTTTTTCACTAGTTGTCGTTTAAGATTTTCTCCATATTACCTGAACTCCTTAAACTTCTAGCGGATCTTCTTTTTCTGATTATAGGACAATACTTACAATAATTGCTGTTAATACGCTTACTAATGTTGCACCGTATAAAAGTTTCAAGCCCATTCGTGCTACAACGTTTCCTTGTTTTTCATGAAGACCTTTTACAGCACCTGAAATAATTCCAATGGAAGAGAAGTTTGCAAATGAAACAAGGAAAACGGATATGATTCCGATTGATCGTTCACTCAAATTTGACGCTAAATCATTTAATGAGAGCATCGCTACAAATTCGTTTGTAACTAATTTGGTAGCCATAATACCGCCAGCTGTTACTGATTCTGAAACAGGAATACCCATTAAAATCGCAATTGGGGCAAAGACATATCCAATAATTTCTTGGAACGAGACTCCAAATATCATATCAAATAAGGTATTTACTCCTGCCATTAATGCAACGAATCCAATTAACATCGCCGCAACTATGACTACAACCTTGAATCCATCTAAAATATACTCGCCCAGCATTTCGAAGAAACTCTGTTTTTCTTCTTGCACCACTAGGATATCCTCTTCTTCGC is part of the Psychrobacillus sp. FSL H8-0483 genome and encodes:
- a CDS encoding Hsp20/alpha crystallin family protein, with product MTFENDNLPQGKIDHFIETSNFGPKPLWNLIHQMDAYFQQFFQQMNTHLIPNSLSVDTYEANSKMIVEVKLPGCNRNQIQLEIIGNRLRIGVEDSFHEEINYPTHTGRKQFFQRREHIVSLPYTIPEKEAKVSFHNELLKITFPKEHLKRRYLTIED
- a CDS encoding MgtC/SapB family protein encodes the protein MDFFTSLFNSHYDLYIRLVVATIIGLLIGLERAIKHKPAGIRTHILVCLGSTLAMCLSTLNQGPYMDPMRLAAQVISGIGFLGAGVIWLGKDNVKRGLTTAANLWITACVGLTIGYGAYDLAIITVVLMFIAMNLPKVFEKMGILPQRGKDHDEHDDSDSDGE
- a CDS encoding CpsB/CapC family capsule biosynthesis tyrosine phosphatase, which translates into the protein MIVDIHNHILPGLDDGPQSIEEAILLVANAVSNGVTHIIATPHHRNGKYMNSSSVVKEAVVNLNRQLSKKNIPVKILPGQEIYIYSNILEDLEGDLLTLANSGKYLLIELPRNHIPLNTFEVLYKIQLKGYIPIIVHPERNTVLRKEKQKLYELVSKGALIQITAASLVGTDGRSLKRYTVDLIKHNLVHFISSDAHHYQKRPFLLNDAYQYVRKKFSESLVTYYSENAKHVVFGKDIQAIQPISFK
- a CDS encoding efflux RND transporter permease subunit, producing the protein MSIFTKWAFGNRAAVAVLTVLILTIGVVSYFRLPMEFLPSADNPQVTIISMGHGTDSKTMESEVTIPIERSVTGLNGKTSVYSTTGDGFSKVDLFFEAGYDMKQAKQDVQDALSNVALPSYISKPTISQLNTSMIPIVNIAVTFEEGKTTENMEFAREELRSRYQEIKGVSSVDVYGVTDSVISVQIDDEKLAENQISLQAVMGILQGQNTAVSVGEKNMDGKTSNIKVIGDLTSIEKLKGLTVVPGVTLGEIATVEETIDSNFISRFNGKDSLDISITKDSQSNAVTISKEVEKVTKEINEAYKQQESVVYISSADLVENSVHTMIKEVLLGALFATIVIMLFLRNIRSTFITIVSIPLSLCFTLFLLSLSGVTLNILTLGGVAVAVGRLVDDSIVVIENIFRKMQTEKLSVKMIIDATKQVGVAITASTLTTVAVFLPMSLLNGGLQEFLLPFALTVTYSLLASLIVALTVVPVMSAGLLKNAKMPEHKPAVRFPKIVTWSLNHKWIVFTISIFLFFGSIGTYFVIPKGAVDNSSADYVMATLTYPNDTPIEEVKEKTLEVESSILALDEVQHVFSQVGSPAEAAQYGWVGSSTEATFSILLNDKKDTEHIVKEMEKKKEQYPDAILEVSASSFMMGGASTNITIDVVGENLADLEEVATTIKEKVQDIEGVEEVTTNQDEKKTVHSLVVDPTKGNTEQVAQQLGVMLNKTPIGTISLNDKQKTVYLEPLLDTKTPEDLKKIQVMTDTGLVPVSSIATLQSEERSTNQFHKDGDAYLRVTASVDPAKLSEISSKINLEIFGDKKDNEGMDIPENVDVLIGGSSSQQAEDFTDLFLIMLVSIGIVFLIMVITFKSIKAPIAILCSLPLAAIGAILGIVVSQISVDITALLGALMLIGIVVTNAIVLLDRVKQNEQKMIIRDALVEATATRMRPIFMTAIATICAMLPLLMKQAETGSLVSQSLAIVVIGGLAMATLLTLIVIPCIYELLYFRKSKKQRMAQAAEQEAI
- a CDS encoding Wzz/FepE/Etk N-terminal domain-containing protein; the encoded protein is MEETISLQELFKVIKKRLLLIISTFVLAVTIAGIISYFFLTPIYQASTQILINQKEFDQNQFNSQDIDTNLQLINTYNVIIKSPVILSKVIDNLDLNMTPDLLNKKITVNSEQNSQVINVSVEDTDSQKAVDIANMTADVFQEEIQSLMNVDNVNVLSPAINVNDMSPVKPKPILNMAIGAVIGLMLGFGLTFLLEYLDTTVKTEQDIEELLELPILGLISPISYKKIKKTKKSISPNRKRGSKVV
- a CDS encoding VOC family protein; its protein translation is MSLIERIDTVCIKVRDMEEASSWYQDVLGLQEYYKEDHYVILNIGEGSIPLTLEKGQPVTNENSTYPIFFSSNLEDTFKGLTEKGVKVSDIQKDGLNTFFTFYDLDGNKLQVCFWE
- a CDS encoding CpsD/CapB family tyrosine-protein kinase, with protein sequence MFKKRKKMKQRAARKLVTSVSPKSIVSEQFRTVRTNINFSMQDSGLKTLLFTSSSIGEGKSTTAANVAIVFAKEGKKVLLIDTDLRKPTMHYTFHKSISPGITNLLSGHVILEQIVKSTGVSGLYLITCGPIPSNPAELLGSSSMDAFIKEAKEKYDMIIFDAPPALSVSDAQILSNKCDGTILVISSGTSEKANVVKTKEVLQASNANIIGVILNNFKLGKDHYYYQYYGEVE